One stretch of Pyxidicoccus trucidator DNA includes these proteins:
- a CDS encoding ROK family protein has translation MLPPPAIVDAHWNSALLAPKVVPVLDPLFRPAALAWRAYQQRARETGHPVQVRFALEQKDGAVSRFSADLLPAGDALATANFRMLERLVKLSLWARGGYRIHLDAPAPLVAELRAHFRESPTGRFDSRIVGESVYGHPIEVVAARELPPARSGSTSLGGHLDGCRIGFDLGGSDRKVAAIIDGHVVWSEEVEWDPYHQPDPRYHWDGIMDSLRRAAQHLPRVDAIGGSAAGVYVDNQVRFSSLFRGIPPELFEQRVRNIFLDLRHAWNDVPFDVVNDGDVAALLGSMSIDDGGGVLGIALGTSTAGGYVTGEKCVTPWLNEIAFIPMDYRAGAPRDEWSGDEGCCVQYLSQQAVGRLLGPAGITVPGELPLPARLRQLQELMLKGDERAVDVYLTLGAYLGYALGHLASVYDFRHVLVLGRVTSGRGGAIMLDTAREVLRVEFPELAARVDLRMPSEKDKRHGQAIAAASLPARPKAPAPA, from the coding sequence ATGCTCCCACCCCCCGCGATTGTGGATGCCCACTGGAACTCGGCGCTCCTGGCGCCAAAGGTCGTGCCGGTGCTCGATCCGCTCTTTCGCCCGGCCGCGCTCGCCTGGCGTGCCTATCAGCAGCGCGCGAGAGAGACCGGGCATCCGGTGCAGGTGCGCTTCGCCCTCGAGCAGAAGGACGGCGCGGTTTCACGCTTCTCGGCGGACCTGCTCCCGGCGGGCGATGCCCTCGCCACCGCGAACTTCAGGATGCTCGAGCGACTGGTCAAGCTCTCACTCTGGGCGCGCGGCGGCTATCGCATCCACCTCGACGCGCCCGCTCCACTGGTCGCGGAACTTCGCGCGCACTTCCGAGAGAGTCCGACGGGTCGCTTCGACTCGCGCATCGTCGGCGAGAGCGTCTACGGTCATCCCATCGAAGTGGTGGCGGCACGCGAGTTGCCGCCGGCGCGCTCGGGCAGCACCTCGCTGGGCGGCCACCTCGACGGCTGCCGCATCGGCTTCGACCTGGGAGGTAGCGACCGCAAGGTGGCCGCCATCATCGACGGCCACGTGGTCTGGAGCGAGGAGGTGGAGTGGGACCCGTACCACCAGCCGGACCCCCGGTATCACTGGGACGGCATCATGGACTCGCTGCGCCGCGCGGCGCAGCACCTCCCTCGGGTTGACGCCATCGGCGGCAGCGCCGCGGGCGTTTACGTCGACAACCAGGTCCGCTTCTCCTCGCTGTTCCGCGGCATCCCGCCCGAGCTCTTCGAGCAGCGGGTGAGGAACATCTTCCTCGACCTCCGCCACGCCTGGAACGACGTCCCGTTCGACGTGGTCAACGACGGGGACGTCGCCGCGCTGCTCGGCTCCATGTCCATCGACGACGGTGGTGGCGTGCTGGGAATCGCGCTCGGCACCAGCACCGCGGGCGGCTACGTCACCGGTGAGAAGTGCGTCACCCCCTGGCTCAACGAGATTGCCTTCATCCCCATGGACTACCGCGCCGGTGCCCCGCGCGACGAGTGGTCGGGCGACGAGGGCTGCTGCGTGCAGTACCTCTCGCAGCAGGCCGTGGGGAGGCTGCTCGGACCGGCCGGCATCACCGTCCCCGGCGAGCTGCCGCTCCCAGCGCGGCTGAGGCAGTTGCAGGAGTTGATGCTGAAGGGCGATGAGCGGGCCGTGGACGTGTACCTCACGCTCGGCGCCTATCTGGGCTATGCGCTGGGCCACCTCGCGAGTGTCTATGACTTCCGTCACGTGCTCGTCCTCGGGCGGGTCACGTCCGGACGGGGCGGCGCAATCATGCTCGACACGGCGCGGGAGGTGCTGCGCGTCGAGTTCCCCGAGCTCGCCGCCCGCGTGGACCTGCGGATGCCGAGCGAGAAGGACAAGCGCCACGGGCAGGCGATTGCCGCGGCCAGCCTGCCCGCGAGGCCGAAGGCGCCCGCACCGGCTTGA
- a CDS encoding DUF4136 domain-containing protein produces the protein MRLPLRIAPFLLGLMLAACAGIEVNTHYDPKAVPQLESFRTYAWLPQPEGKDPRVYNDIIDSYIRQAVDQELQGRGYQQVDANANPDFRIGWQGAIDSKVDVNTVNSYYGYGWDPMWNPYYGGGYGYGAPSTYVHEYEEGTIILDMVAAKENKLVWRGTAQAEVNENPSASHTQKRIGEAVDEMLARFPPKAGE, from the coding sequence ATGCGGCTGCCGCTTCGTATCGCTCCGTTCCTGCTGGGCCTGATGCTCGCCGCCTGCGCGGGCATCGAGGTCAACACCCACTACGACCCCAAGGCCGTGCCGCAGCTCGAGAGCTTCCGCACCTACGCCTGGCTGCCGCAGCCGGAGGGCAAGGACCCGCGCGTCTACAACGACATCATCGACTCCTACATCCGGCAGGCAGTGGACCAGGAGCTGCAGGGACGCGGCTACCAGCAGGTGGACGCGAACGCCAATCCGGACTTCCGCATCGGGTGGCAGGGCGCCATCGACTCGAAGGTGGACGTGAACACGGTGAACTCCTACTACGGCTACGGCTGGGACCCGATGTGGAACCCCTACTATGGGGGGGGCTACGGGTACGGGGCGCCGTCCACCTACGTGCACGAGTACGAAGAGGGCACCATCATCCTCGACATGGTGGCCGCGAAGGAGAACAAGCTCGTCTGGCGCGGCACGGCCCAGGCGGAGGTGAACGAGAACCCGTCCGCGTCACACACCCAGAAGCGCATCGGCGAGGCCGTGGACGAGATGCTGGCGCGCTTCCCGCCCAAGGCCGGGGAGTGA
- a CDS encoding outer membrane beta-barrel protein, whose amino-acid sequence MRLHTLLPLALLALTVPRGASAQTTSGTDAAMVGFETQSSEGPERHFMFNAGGGVSFPISDAGDRFKTGGGFQLGAGFQFKRNLGVMAEYYFSGHDIQADVLTGTGIDGNHYMQYGSVNAVWNVMPRSPIGFYLIAGPGLYYRRVELTEVAGVAAVPYCDPWLYYCTTSVVPVTEILGSRSSTDFGLSGGVGVTLKVYGDLRLYVEGRYHYIFGPSFDLPEGGSRKADGQYIPVNFGIRY is encoded by the coding sequence ATGCGGTTACACACTTTGCTTCCCCTCGCCCTGCTGGCGCTCACGGTGCCTCGGGGCGCGAGTGCCCAGACGACGTCTGGCACGGACGCGGCCATGGTGGGCTTCGAAACGCAGAGCAGTGAGGGTCCCGAGCGGCACTTCATGTTCAACGCGGGCGGCGGCGTCTCCTTCCCCATCTCCGACGCGGGGGACCGCTTCAAGACGGGCGGCGGCTTCCAGCTGGGCGCCGGCTTCCAGTTCAAGAGGAACCTCGGCGTCATGGCCGAGTACTATTTCAGCGGCCATGACATCCAGGCGGACGTGCTCACCGGGACAGGCATCGACGGCAACCACTACATGCAGTACGGCAGCGTCAACGCCGTCTGGAATGTGATGCCCCGCAGCCCCATCGGCTTCTACCTCATCGCCGGGCCAGGCCTGTACTACCGCAGGGTGGAGCTGACAGAGGTTGCGGGCGTCGCGGCCGTCCCGTACTGCGACCCGTGGCTGTACTACTGCACCACGAGCGTGGTGCCAGTGACGGAGATTCTCGGCTCGCGCAGCAGCACGGACTTCGGTCTCAGCGGCGGTGTCGGCGTCACCCTGAAAGTCTATGGAGACCTCCGCCTCTACGTGGAGGGCCGCTACCACTACATCTTCGGCCCGAGCTTCGACCTTCCGGAAGGCGGCTCGCGCAAGGCCGACGGCCAGTACATCCCGGTCAACTTCGGCATCCGCTACTGA
- a CDS encoding VOC family protein translates to MESPGKARLRGGLLLALGLCTLGGVLSAVAGCVTAATPGPPVVATHREGGLVLSPKPLYGKFVWHDLVTENPAAVKRFYTQLLGWEFQDVQGSKRPYSLIKAEGRFIGGIVQPTGVGKGGYSQWLGYLSVPDVDRAVSQIRAAGGKALVGPEDVQNIGRAAVVADPQGAPVGLVRSEPGDPADMGLPQAGQILWMEYLADDAVAAVDFYKGLLSYAVEERNQRGGLYYVLKGGEHPRAGILRKPVERVKPNWLTYVRVDDPAAVAARAEQLGGRVLMAPRPDVRGGSLALIADPSGAVLALQRFPFEDTGTPAASK, encoded by the coding sequence ATGGAATCGCCAGGCAAGGCCCGGCTTCGCGGTGGACTGCTGCTGGCGCTGGGACTGTGCACGCTGGGCGGCGTCCTCTCCGCCGTGGCCGGCTGTGTCACTGCCGCCACCCCTGGCCCCCCCGTCGTCGCCACCCACAGGGAAGGTGGCCTCGTGCTCTCCCCGAAGCCGCTCTACGGGAAGTTCGTCTGGCATGACCTCGTCACGGAGAACCCCGCCGCCGTCAAACGCTTCTACACCCAGTTGCTGGGCTGGGAGTTCCAGGACGTGCAGGGCAGCAAGCGCCCCTACTCGCTCATCAAGGCGGAGGGGCGCTTCATCGGCGGCATCGTCCAGCCCACCGGCGTCGGCAAGGGCGGGTACTCGCAGTGGCTCGGCTACCTCTCCGTGCCCGACGTGGACCGCGCGGTGAGCCAGATTCGCGCGGCCGGCGGCAAGGCCCTGGTGGGGCCGGAGGACGTGCAGAACATCGGCCGGGCCGCGGTGGTGGCGGACCCGCAGGGGGCTCCGGTGGGCCTCGTGCGCTCGGAGCCAGGGGACCCGGCCGACATGGGCCTGCCCCAGGCCGGGCAGATTCTGTGGATGGAGTACCTGGCCGATGACGCCGTCGCGGCCGTGGACTTCTACAAAGGGCTGCTCAGCTACGCGGTGGAGGAGCGGAACCAGCGCGGCGGTCTCTATTACGTCCTCAAGGGGGGGGAGCACCCCCGCGCCGGTATCCTGCGCAAGCCCGTGGAGCGCGTGAAGCCCAACTGGCTCACCTACGTCCGGGTGGATGACCCGGCGGCGGTCGCCGCGCGGGCGGAGCAGCTCGGCGGCCGCGTGCTGATGGCGCCCCGGCCCGACGTGCGGGGAGGCTCGCTGGCGCTCATCGCCGACCCGAGCGGGGCGGTGCTCGCCCTGCAGCGCTTCCCGTTCGAGGACACCGGGACTCCGGCGGCCTCCAAGTGA
- a CDS encoding aldehyde dehydrogenase family protein yields the protein MASAVPAYAEWFNLERRIRALVPEAFAPSGRVLNLVGGAWGHPGKGKPYLSPVDGTVLGHLPMVDANTARTAASAAAVEARAWAHEDLDVRRERVSQCLALLREQRELLALILAWEIGKPVPQARVSVDRCISGVEWYVSQIEPMLNGRRPLGLISNIASWNYPLSVLVHAVLVQVLAGNSAIAKTPTDGGLYSLTLCMAFARRCGLPVSLISGSGGQLSDALVRNPEIACLSFVGGKANGRDIAASLYDRNKRYMLEMEGVNAYGIWHFSDWEGLAKQLKKGFEYGKQRCTAYPRFVVERSLMPRFLETYLPVVSALKVGHPLLAESPDGVPPTLDFGPLINSQKVEELHGLMSEAEAHGAVPLFAGRLEPERFLPEQDVSAYLAPHALLHVPRNCKLYHGEPFGPVDTLVVVDSEEELVAEMNVSNGSLVASIACDEPDTCRRIASELRAFKVGHNLQRSRGDREEVFGGIGGSWKGCFVGGPLLVHAVTEGAPDERLYGNFHDYTQLPDGR from the coding sequence ATGGCGAGTGCGGTGCCTGCTTACGCGGAGTGGTTCAATCTGGAGCGTCGGATTCGCGCGCTCGTCCCCGAGGCCTTCGCCCCTTCGGGCCGGGTGCTCAACCTCGTCGGAGGCGCCTGGGGCCATCCGGGGAAGGGCAAGCCCTACCTGTCTCCGGTGGACGGCACCGTGCTGGGGCACCTGCCCATGGTGGATGCCAACACCGCGAGGACCGCCGCGAGCGCCGCCGCGGTGGAGGCCCGGGCCTGGGCCCATGAAGACCTCGACGTCCGCCGGGAGCGTGTCTCGCAGTGCCTGGCCCTGCTGCGTGAGCAGCGTGAGCTGCTGGCCCTCATCCTGGCCTGGGAGATTGGCAAGCCCGTGCCACAGGCGCGCGTCAGCGTGGACCGCTGTATCAGCGGCGTGGAGTGGTACGTCTCCCAAATCGAGCCGATGCTGAATGGCCGCCGGCCGCTGGGGCTCATCTCCAACATCGCCTCCTGGAACTACCCGCTGTCCGTGCTGGTCCATGCCGTGCTGGTCCAGGTCCTCGCGGGCAACAGCGCCATCGCGAAGACGCCCACGGATGGGGGCCTCTATTCGCTGACGCTCTGCATGGCGTTCGCACGCCGCTGCGGGCTGCCCGTCTCGCTCATCAGCGGCTCCGGCGGGCAGCTCAGCGACGCGCTGGTGCGCAATCCGGAGATCGCCTGCCTGTCCTTCGTGGGTGGCAAGGCGAACGGGCGAGACATCGCCGCCAGCCTCTATGACCGCAACAAGCGCTACATGCTGGAGATGGAGGGGGTGAACGCCTACGGCATCTGGCACTTCAGCGACTGGGAAGGCCTGGCGAAGCAGCTCAAGAAGGGCTTCGAGTACGGCAAGCAGCGCTGCACGGCCTACCCGCGCTTCGTGGTGGAGCGCAGCCTCATGCCGCGCTTCCTGGAGACGTACCTGCCCGTCGTCTCCGCCCTGAAGGTGGGCCATCCTTTGCTGGCCGAGTCGCCCGACGGAGTGCCTCCCACGCTCGACTTCGGACCGCTCATCAACAGCCAGAAGGTGGAGGAGCTGCACGGGTTGATGAGCGAGGCGGAGGCACACGGCGCCGTGCCCCTCTTCGCCGGGCGCCTGGAGCCGGAGCGCTTCCTGCCGGAGCAGGACGTGTCCGCGTACCTGGCCCCGCACGCGCTGCTGCACGTGCCGCGCAACTGCAAGCTCTACCACGGCGAGCCGTTCGGCCCCGTGGACACGCTGGTGGTCGTGGACAGCGAGGAGGAGCTCGTCGCCGAGATGAATGTGTCCAACGGCTCGCTGGTGGCCTCCATCGCCTGCGACGAGCCCGACACCTGCCGCCGCATCGCCAGCGAGCTGCGGGCCTTCAAGGTGGGGCACAACCTGCAGCGCTCGCGCGGGGACCGGGAAGAAGTGTTCGGCGGCATTGGCGGCTCGTGGAAGGGCTGCTTCGTGGGCGGACCGTTGCTGGTCCATGCCGTCACGGAGGGCGCTCCGGACGAGCGGCTGTACGGCAACTTCCACGACTACACGCAGCTTCCGGACGGGCGCTGA